A window of Aeromicrobium sp. Sec7.5 genomic DNA:
AACTGCGTCACGATGACGCCGAGCAGTGCGGCCAGGATCAGCTGGAACCAGGAGTTGCCGAGCAGGAAGAAGCCGACCCAGATCCCGATGAACGCGGCGACGTGGACGCCGATCTGCCACACGTAGTAGCCGCGGCGCCGCTCGAGGAGCCCGGCGGCCTTCACCTCCTGCATCAGGTCGGTGAAGTGGCTGACGTAGCCGCCGGCTTTCGCCGTGGGGGTCGGTGGTTGCTGGTCGATCGTGCGGGTGATGGATTCCATCGGGCGTCCCCTTGGGACTGGAGTGGTGTGCGACACCGAGCCCGGTCGTCCTCCGCGCGGCCTGCGTACTGCTTCAGGCTACGCGTCTTTGCCCCACTCGCAGACCGCACGACATTTCCCCAGGATGAACGTCGTGGACGCCGGCCGCGGCCTACGAGAAATTGTCGACATGACGACACCACACCTCGGCCCGCCGGCCGTCCCGTCAGCGCAGCTCGGCGCGCGCCGAGCTGCGGACGCAGGTCGGGCCGGCGCGACGGGGATGTCGACCACGCCGTCCGGCACGACTGCGCGACCGGGGTCAGCCCTGCGTGCGGGGCAGCACGACCGGCGGCTCCTCAGCAGCGAGTCGACCCCGCCGCCATGCTCGGTGGAGCAGCAGACCGCCCACGACCGAGCCGCTGGTGCCGAGCGCGAGGTCGCCCAGCGTGTCCTCGTAGAGCCGCTCCGGCAGCGCGTCCCACCGGTGCAGGAAGGCGAAGTACTCGGCGACCTCCCACAGGAGCGCCGCACTGGCGCCGACCGCGAGCGACCGTTCCACCACGGCCGCACGGGAGGCCGTGCGCGGGAGCGTCAGCAGCAGCACGGCGACCACGAGCAGACCCGTGTTGACGAAGTGCATCCAGTCGTCGAACCACCAGATCCGGTCGTACAGGTCGAGCCGGTTGCCCAGGATGTCCGAGAAGCACGGGATCGTGATGCACAGGTCCGCGAGCCAGGGGAACGACATGCGTTCGCGCCAGTACAGCGCCCACAGCAGCGGCACGGTGAAGGCGAGGGCCGGGTAGCTGATCGCGCGCCACCAGGCCGCCTTGTCCTGCATGTTGCCCATGTTCGGGTCGACCAGCGCCGCGAACAGCAGAAGAACGAGGATCGCCTTCGCGGCGATGTCGAGCTGACGCACGGTGGAGTCGAAGCGACCCCTGGGCTCCACGGTGCTGTCCATCCGACGACCCTAGCGGGCCGCGGCGGGCCCTCAGTCGAGGATGTGGCCGAGGACGGACGGCAGGGTGGCCTGCCAGCCGTGCTTGAGCTCCGCCACCGGCACGCTGAACTGACCCTCGACCACGAGGTCGGGGCCACCGGTGCGACCGATCGACGCGAGCTCGACACCGTGCTTCTCGGCGAGGGCGACGAAGGCGTCGTGGTCGGCCTCGGCCACCGTGACGATCGCGCGGGCCGAGGACTCGCTGAACAGGTCGAGGAACGGGTCGTCGAGCGCGACCGTGACGCCGACGCCGTGGCGGAAGGTCGACTCGGCGAGAGCGACGGCCAGGCCGCCGTCGGAGAGGTCGTGGCTGGAGGTCAGGAGGCCGGCGGCGATCGCCTCGCGCGCGAGGGCGCCGAGCGCCTGCTCGGCCGGCAGGTCGACCCGCGGCGGCAGGCCGCCGAGGTGACCGTGGACCACATCGGCCCACGTGCCACCGGAGAGCTCCTCCTGGGTCGAGCCGAGCAGCAGCACGTGCTCGCCCTCGGCGGCGAAGCCGTGGCGGACGCGCTTCGTGACGTCGTCGACAACACCGAGGACGCCCACGACCGGGGTCGGCAGGATCGCGGTCTCGCCGGTCTGGTTGTAGAACGACACGTTGCCGCCGGTGACCGGGATGCCGAGCTCGGCGCACGCGTCCTTCAGGCCGTGCGTGGCCTGCTCGAACTGCCACATGACGTCGGGGTCCTCCGGCGAGCCGAAGTTCAGGCAGTCCGTGACCGCGAGCGGCAGCGCGCCGGCGACCGAGATGTTGCGGAACGACTCGGCGAGGGCCAGCTGCGCACCGACGTACGGGTCGAGCTTGGCGAAGCGGCCGTTGCAGTCCGTGGAGACGGCCACGCCGAGGTTCGACTCCGGGTCGATGCGGATGACGCCGGCGTCGTCGGGCTGTGACGACACGGTGTTGCCCTGCACGTAGCGGTCGTACTGGTCGGTGACCCACGACTTGTCGGCGATGTTGGCCGAGGCCAGGACCTGCACAAGCTGGTCGCGCAGCTCGTCGCCGGACGCCGGACGCGGCAGCTGCTCGGCACCCTTCGACTGGAGCATGTCCTGCCAGAACGGGCGGGCGAAAGGGCGCTCGTACGTCGGGCCGTCGTGCGCGACCGAGCGCGGCGGCACGTCGACGACGGTCTCGCCGTGCCAGTCGATGACGAGCCGGCCGGTGTCGGTGACCTCGCCGACGACGACGGCCTCGACGTCCCACTTCGCGCAGATGGCCATGAACGCGTCCAGGTTGGCGGGCTCGACGACCGCCATCATGCGCTCCTGGCTCTCGCTCATGAGGATCTCCTCGGGGCTGAGCGACGAGTCACGCAGCGGCACGGTGTCGAGCTCGACACGCATGCCGCCGTCGCCGGCCGAGGCGAGCTCGCTCGTGGCGCAGGACAGGCCGGCACCACCGAGGTCCTGGATGCCGCCGACCACGCCGGCGGCGAACAGCTCGAGCGTGCACTCGATCAGGAGCTTCTCCATGAAAGGGTCGCCGACCTGGACCGCGGGGCGCTTCGACGGGCCGGTCGACTCGAAGGTCTCCGAGGCGAGCACCGAGACACCGCCGATGCCGTCGCCGCCGGTGCGGGCGCCGTAGAGCACGACCTGGTTGCCGACGCCCGTGGCGTGGGCGAGGTGGAGGTCCTCGTGGCGCAGCACCCCGACGCAGAGGGCGTTGACGAGCGGGTTGCCGAGGTAGGACTCGTCGAACACGACCTCGCCACCGATGTTGGGCAGGCCGAGGCAGTTGCCGTAGCCACCGACGCCCGCGACGATGCCGGGCAGGACGCGGGCCGTGTCGGGCGCGCTCAGCGGACCGAAGCGCAGCGGGTCCATGACCGCGACCGGGCGCGCACCCATCGCGAGGATGTCGCGCACGATGCCGCCGACGCCGGTGGCCGCGCCCTGGTAGGGCTCCACGTAGCTGGGGTGGTTGTGCGACTCCACCTTGAAGGTGACCGCGTAGCCCTGGCCGATGTCGATCACGCCGGCGTTCTCGCCGATGCCGGCCAGGGTCTTGCCGAGCGGGGTCTCCTGCGGCAGCTCCCCGAACTTCTTCAGGTGCACCTTGGAGGACTTGTAGGAGCAGTGCTCGCTCCACATGACCGAGTACATCGCCAGCTCGGCGCCGGTGGGGCGTCGGCCGAGGATCTCGACGATCTTCTCGAACTCGTCGGGCTTGAGCCCGAGCTCGGCCCACGGGAGCTCGCGCTCCGGGGTGGACTCAGCGTGGGAGACGGTGTCGAGGGCGGCCTTCGCCGAGGGGTCCAGGACAGGCTTCGCGGGAGCGTCGGTCACGACCTCATCGTATCGGGGCACACGGCCGGACCCGCAGCCAGCAGGAACCTCGGCCCGGGAGCCAGGCCGCGACCCGCCACGAGCACCACCGGCGCTCAGGTGTCGAGGTTCGCGCCGATCTCGCAGAGCGTGGAGTCCGATCCCATGGCCTCGAGCTGGGCCTTGAGATCGGCGACGCGCTGCTCGGCCTGGACGACGATCTGGTCACCGACGCGCCCCCACTCCTCGTGGCCGGGATGGGCCGGGAGCGCGGCGAACAGGTCGGCGATCTCGCGCACGGTCAGTCCGACGCGTTGCGCGAGCTTGGCGATCCGGATGCGGCAGACCGCGGAGTCGTCGAAGCGGCGTTGATTGCCGGCCGTGCGCACGGCGTTGATCACGCCGTGCTTCTCGTAGAACCGCACCGCTGACGGCGCCACGCCGGACTCGGCGGCGACGTCGCTGACGGTGAGGACCTCGCCCTCGGAGGCCGGGGCGGAGGCTCCGGCGGGGGTGGGCTGTGCGGCGGTGATCGTCACGTCCTCACCGTAAGTCGGATCGGGCTTGACTTCAACATTGGTTCAACCCTCAGCGTGGTGGTCATGACGACACCGACACCAGCGCGCAGTGACCGCTCCACGGACCCGACCGGCACCCGCCGACGGGTGCTCGTGATCTCCTCCAGCGTCCGGGCGGAGCGGATCGGCCCGGCCATCGCCCACTGGGTCGTCGCAGCCCTGGACGCCGTCGAGGGCGTCGAGCTCGACCTGATCGACCTCGCCGAGATCACCCTGCCCGACGACGCCCTCCTCAGTCCCGGTGGTGGACCCCGGAGCGAGGTGGCCGACCGCATCGAGGCCGCCGAGGCGTTCGTCTTCGTGACCCCGGAGTACAACCACTCCTACCCAGCATCCGTGAAGCGGCTGATCGACTGGCACTACGGCCAGTGGATGTTCAAGCCGGCGACGGTCGTGGCCTACGGCGTCCAGGGAGGGCACGCCGCGATCGAGCACCTGCGCGGGGTCTTCGCCGAGCTGCACATGGTGACCACCCGCCGCTGCCTCGGACTGGCCGTCCCGTGGAACGCCTTCGACGACGCCGACCAGTACGTGCCGGACGACTCCACGGCCCAGGCGCTGCGGGGCGCCCTGGCCGAGCTGGACTGGTGGGCCGGCGTGCTCACCGACGCCCGCATCCACCGCCCCTTCACGACCTGACCGCGGCCTTCCAGCCGCGGCACCGACCGAGAGAGGACCGTCCATGAACGATCACCAGAGCCAGGGCCCGCTCGTCCTGATCAACACCTTCACCGCCGTCGACGGCGGGCTCGACGCCCTGGCTGCCTTCCAGGTCGCCGAGATGCAGGACATGAGCGCGGCGGCCAGCGCTCACGGCTGGCTCGGCAACGAGGTCTACCGCTCGCACGACGACACCAGCCTGATCGTCGTCACCCGCTTCCGTTCGGAGCTGGCCAAGGACGCCTGGGCCGCGACCGAGCGGTTCGGGCAGCACGTCGAGGACCTGGAGCCCCTGGTCCGGGACGTCACCTCCGTCCCGGTGACCCCCATCGCCGCCCACGGCGACGGCCGGCGGGCCGACCACGGGTCGTGATTCAGTCCTGCGGTGCCGGATCGGCCGCCTCGAGCGCCGGCTGAGACGCCGGAGGACGGCGGCGCGCGCCGGGGAACCGGGTGGCGAGCGAGCTGAGCGGCTCGACGGCGCTGTTGAGCACCGACACCGCGTGGTTGAGGGTCGGGATCGCGGCACCGAGCATGTCGACGCGCGGCACGAGGGCCTCGAACGTCTCGCCGAGCTCGACGAGGCGGTCGAGGGTGCCGCCGGGCTTGAGGAGCGTCTCGAGGATCCCCTCCTCGGCCAGGAGCTGCTCCAGCAGTCCGCCGTCCTCCAGGATGCGGTCGAGAGGTCCCCCCTCGGCCAGCACGCGGTCGAGGGCGCCGTCGTGCTCGACGATGCGCTCCAGCGGGCCACCCGGGGCGAGCAGCCGATCGAGCGGTCCTCCCGGCTCGAGGAACCGGTACAGAGCCCCGTCCTCGGCCAAGGCACGGTCGAGGGGGCCACCGGCCTCGAGCAGGCGGATGAACGGGCCCTCCTCCGAGGCCATCCGGTCGAGCAGGCCGTCGCGGGCGAGTGCCTTGCCGATCGGCCGGTCCTCCGCCGTCAGCTCGGCCAGCGTGTACGCCAGGCCGATGGGGCCGTGCTCGTCCTCGAGCAGGCGGTTGAGCTGGTTGAGCAGGCCGTCGTCGGCGATGATCCTCGACAGCTGGGCCGCGTATCCGCCCTCGCGCAGCAGAGGCCCCTGCGGCGAGACGAAGTGGCCCAGCGCGAGCGTGGTCTGCGTGGCGGCCACCGTGACCCGCAGGGGCAGGAAGGCGAGCTGGCGGAGGTCCATGGCGGCCAGCCTAGGTCCGCGGCGACCTGCTGTCACCGGATGTGACACCTCGGATGTCATACGGCGTCACAGGGAGCCGGCCAGGCCCCCGACCAGCGCGAACAGGGCGACGACGATCGAGATCGGCACCAGCCACAGGGCCGCGATCGAGAGCGAGATGGTCCAGCCGATCCGGGGCGGCGCGAAGTTGCGGGCCCGGCGCAGGTCCTCGACGCCCTGGATCCAGCGGGCCGGCATCGCGACGCCGCGCCAGGCCCCGCGGAGCCGCGAGAAGACCCGCGAACCGCCGCCGCCCGCGATCTGCTCGAGGATGCCCCGGGTCTCGTCGGCCCGGCCACTCATCTCGACCATGAGGGCGAGCTCGGTGGCCAGGGCCACCGGGTCGTCGACGGCGCGGACGATCTGGCGCCGGCGCCACGCGAATCCTGCCGACACCAGGGCCAGGAGAGCCGCCACGACGAGCCCCACGACCCGGAAGGCGCCCTCGGAGGTGGCGGCCACCACGGCCGTGACCGCGATGAAGGGCAAGGGGACCGCGAGCAGCACGGCGGTGGGGATGCGCAGCAGTCGGACCGCGACGACCAGCAGGTCGGCGGCACGCGTGGCCGCCCGTCCGGTGCCGTCGTCGACGCGCGCCGTGGCACGGCTCGCTGCCTCGTTGGTGCGACGGCCCCAGCCGCGTCTGCGCCCACTCGTGCGCCCGCTCATGCGCTCATCCACGCATCCAGACTACGGAGCCGCACCCACCGAGCGCGGGTGGAGTAGGTTCACGCCGTGGCGGTGATCCTGGCGCTGGTCTCGGCGCTGACCTACGGCATCAGCGACTTCCTCGGGGGACTCTTCTCGCGCCGGGCGAGCGCGTGGCAGATCTCGGTCTGCGGTCAGACGTCCGCCGCCCTCATCACCTGGGTCTCGGTGCTGTTCATCGCCGGCGACCCGACCGCTCGCGACCTGCTGCTCGGCGCCGTGGCGGGGCTCGGCTCGGGCTTCGGCATCGTGTTCCTCTACCGCGGCCTGGCCCACGGACGCATGGGCGTCGTCGCGCCGGTCTCCGCCGTCGGCTCGGCCCTGGTGCCACTCACCGTCGGTCTTGGTCAGGGCGACCGACCCTCGGCCCTGGCGGCGCTCGGGGTGGCGTGCGCCTTCCCCGCGATCTGGCTCGTCGCCCGCCCCGTCGACGAACCCGGCACCCTCGAGATCGCGAGCACGGGCTTCCTCGACGGGGTCCTCGCCGGACTCGGCTTCGGCGTGCTGTTCGCGGCGCTCGGCCAGGTGCCGGAGGAGGCGGGCTTCGCGCCGCTCGCCGTCGCGAACTCGGCCGCGATCGTGGCGGTCGTGATCATCGCCGTGACGCTGCGGGAGCCGTGGGTCCCGCGCACCCGGGCCGCGGGCCGCGGGGTCCTCCTGGGCCCGCTGGGCTTCGTCGCGACCGGCACCTTCCTCCTGGCGACGCACGACGGACTGCTGTCGATCGTGTCGGTCATCGCCGCCCTGTACCCCGCCTCGACCGTGCTGCTCGCGTGGCTGGTGCTGAAGGAGCGGATCGGTCCCGGGCAGGCGATCGGGCTGGGTGCCGCGGCCGTCGCGGTCTCGCTCGTCGCCCTCGGTTAGGTTCGGGTCGTGCGCATCGCCACCTGGAACGTCAACTCCATCCGCAGCCGCATCGACCGCGTGGTCGCCTTCCTGGAGCGCCACGACGTCGACGTGCTCGCGATCCAGGAGACCAAGTGCCGCGAGGACCAGTTCCCCGGGCTCGAGCTCAGCGCGCTGGGGTACGAGTACACGCACGTCGGCCTGAACCAGTGGAACGGCGTCGCGCTGATCTCGCGCGTGGGCCTCGAGGACGTGCAACGGCAGTTCGCCGACGACCAGCCCCAGTTCGCCGACGTGCTCGAGCCGCGGGCGGTGGGCGCGACGTGCGGCGGCGTGCAGGTGTGGAGCCTCTACGTGCCGAACGGTCGCGACCTCGACCACGAGCACTACACCTACAAGCTGGCATGGCTTGAGCGGCTCCGCACCGCCGGCCAGGACTGGCTGGCCGCCGACCCGCAGGCGCAGATCGCGCTGACCGGCGACTGGAACATCGCCCCCGAGGACGACGACGTGTGGGACATGGCCGTCTTCGAGAACAGCACCCACGTCTCGGAGCCCGAGCGAGCCGCGTTCCGCGCGATGCTCGAGGCGGGCTTCAGCGACGTCGTCCGCCCACACACGCCGGGCCCCGGCGTCTACACGTTCTGGGACTACCAGCAGCTGCGCTTCCCGAAGCGTCAGGGCATGCGGATCGACTTCTCGCTCTGCTCACCCGCCCTCGCCGCGCGGGTCAGCGGCGCCTGGATCGATCGCGAGGAGCGCAAGGGCAAGGGCGCCAGCGACCACGCCCCCGTCGTCATCGACCTGGACTAGTCAGATCGCCGCTGGTTGAGGTGTGAGGAGCCCTCGGCGACGAGCCTCGAAACCCTCTGACGGTCAGTGGCCGCTGGTCCGTGCTGACGGCTGCGATCAGCTGACCAAGGTTTCGAGGCTCGCGCCCTGGCGGGCGCTCACACCTCAACCACCGGTGGTGACCACGGGCCGAGCGAAGCGAGGCAGGGCGCCCGGGCGAAGCCCGGCCGCGGTGAGGAACGAACCGCGGATGCGACGAGGTACGAACCGCGCGCCTCACCAACTGGGGCGCAGCGGGAACGAGCTCGTGCCGTCCGCGTGGGGCTTGCCGGCCAGGACGTGGTGCAGCTCGATCTCGTCCTCCTCGAACGCCAGCCGCGAGCCGGCCATGTAGAGGCCCCACACCTTGGCGGTGCCGAGCGAGACCTCGCCCAGCACCTCGTCCCAGTTCTCGACGAGGTTGCGGTTCCAGTCACGCAGCGTCATGGCGTAGTGCTCGCGGATGTTCTCGCTGTGACGCACCTCGAGACCGGCGTCGTGGGCCGCCGAGACGATGCGCCCCACACCCGTGAGCTCGCCGTCGGGGAACACGTAGCGGTCGATGAAGGCTCCCGCGCTGGCCGGCGAGGTGTTGTTGTCGCGGGTGATGCAGTGGTTGAGCAGTCGCCCGCCGGGCTTGAGCCGGTCCTCGATGAAGGCGAAGTACGAGCCGTAGTTCCGGACGCCGATGTGCTCGGTGAGGCCGATCGAGCTGACCGCGTCGAAGTCGCGCTCGGTGACGTCGCGGTAGTCGAGGAAACGCACCTCGGCGCGGTCGTCGAGGCGCTGCTCCTTGATGGCCTGCTGCGCCCAGACCGCCTGCTGCTCCGACAGGGTGACCCCCAGCGCGTGGACGCCGTAGTGCTCGGCGGCGTGGCGCACCATGCCGCCCCAGCCACAGCCGAGGTCGAGCAGGCGCTGGCCCGGCTTGAGGTCGAGCTTGCGGCAGATGAGGTCGAACTTCTCGGTCTGCGCCTGCTCGAGCGTGGCTTCGAGCTCGGGGTAGACCGCGCACGTGTACGCCATCGAGGGACCGAGGACGAGCTCGTAGAAACGGTTGGAGACGTCGTAGTGGTGGTGGATCGCCTCGGCGTCGCGCTGCCGGCTGTGTCGCCAGCCCTCGAAGGCGCGGCGGGCCCGCGAGAGGTGTTCCTCCGGCGGCGGGGTGGGCGCGATGAGGTTGGCCAGCCCGAGGCTGCGCAGCACCGTGAGGAGCTCGCCCGGCGGCGGGAGCTTGAAGGTGAGCCGGCTGCGGAAGTGCTGCATGAGCTCGTACGGGTCGCCGGGGTGGATGCCGTCGATCTCCAGGTCGCCGGCCACGTAGGCGCGGGCGAACCCGAGGTCGCCGGGGTGCGACATCAGGTAGCGCAGTCCGCGCTCGTTGAGCAGCCGCACGGTGTAGGTCGAGTCGATGTCGCCCGCCGCGCTGCCGTCGTAGGCCTCGAAACGGAACGGCATCCCGTGTCGCATCAGCTTCTCGAGCGCTGTCGAGATCGTCATGAGTTCCGCACCGCCTTGTCGTACAGGTTGGTCAGTCGAGCGTCGGGGTCGTAGCGCTCGCGCAGGGAGTCGATCGCCGCCGTGCCGTAGAGGTCCGCGAACGTCGCCTCGTCGTAGAAGGCCTCCGAGTAGAGGGACTTGTGACCGCCGAGCTCGTGCACCTTGGACTCGACGGCCCGGTTGACGCTGCCCGGCGCGGCGTCGGCCGGCACCTCGACGGTGCCCCAGAAGCCGACGTTGACGTAGATCGCCCCGGTCTCGAGCGGGTAGGACGACCACTCGCGCGTGGTGCGCAGGGGGCAGAGCCACACGGGCCGCATGCCCACCTCGGCGTCGAACCACGCGAGGAACTCCGGCAGCGCCTCGAGCGGCACCTCGATGTCCTGGATCACGCGTTCGCGGCCGGGCACCTTCTTGATCTTGTCGAGCTTCTCGATGATGCCGAGCTTGGTGTCGAGGCCCACGAGGCGGTGGTAGACGTCGCTGCGGCGCCACCGGCGCGGCCAGAGGCGACGGACCCAGGGGGTCTGGGCGCCGAACGCGCCGGAGCACCAGAACCAGTCGGTGTCCCAGCGCCAGAGGTAGTCGTGGACCGTGAGCCCGTCGGTCTCGAGCTCCTGGACGGAGCGGTAGTAGATCTGCTGACGCGTGTAGTCGCTGACGTCGATCGGGGCGTCGGTGAGCTCGGCGAGGGTCAGGTAGATCTCGTCGGGCGTGAACGCGGTGCCGTCGACGCCATCGACCTGGCGGCCGTCGTGCTCGCCGGTCTGGCCGATCTCGTGGATGGCCTTGACCGCGTCGTCGGCGGAGTCGAAGCGCACGTGGCGCAGCGAGACGCGCTCGGGCACCCGCTCGAGGCGGATGCGCAGGCGGGTGGCGTACCCGAGGCTGCCGTAGGAGTTCGGGAACGCCGTGAAGAGATCGGCGTGCTCGCCGTCCGGGGTGACCGTGAGGATCTCACCTGACCCCGTCAGGACGTCCATCTCGAGGACCGACTCGTGCGGCAGGCCGTTGCGGAGCGACGTGGACTCGATGCCGAGGCCCGTGACGGCACCCCCGAGCGTGATGGTGCGCAGCTGCGGCACGACGAACGGCATGAGCCCGTGCGGGAGGGTGGCCGCCACGAGGTCCTCGTAGGTGCACATGCCCTGGACGTCGGCGGTGGCGGCGTCGGGATCGATCGCGATGACGCCGTCGAGTCCGGACACGTCGAGGCCCGGGGCGGTGGTGGCCGTGCGGGGGCGGAACAGGTTGGAGGTGCGCTTGGCGAGCCGCACCGGTGAGCCCGGCGGGATCGCGGCATAGGACTCGCGCAGTCGATCCAAAGACTCCTGGTGCGCGCTCCATCCCTTCACGGACCTCAGACTAGGGCGTCGACTCGGCGGAGCAACAGAGTGCCGTTGCGCACAGCAACGATTTTCGCTGTCGGCAGAATCACCATCCCGTAGGTCAGGACAGGTGCCAGATCAGTGCCTCGCCGTCGCCCACGAGCCGGAGCCGGCCACCCGGGTCCGGGCAGCGCAGCTCGTCGCCCTCCGCGAGGACGTCGCCGTCGACGCTCACGCTCCCCCGCGTGACGTGGACCAGCAACCGGCTCACGATCTCGATGTCGACCGGTGCGACGGGGCGCACGACCTCCAGCCGGGCATCGGCGTGGACCGTGACCCCCTCGTGCCGGCCCGGCCCGTCGGGGACCTCGAGCGAGGCGTACTCCGGGGCGGCCTCGTGCCGTGAGCGCAGCATCGTCTGCACGAACACCAGGGGCTCGGTGGTCGAGGCGTTGCGCTCCGCGTGCTTCGCCCCCTCGCCCGCGCTGAGCCGCTGGGCGGTCCCGGGACGGATGACGCCGCCGGCGCCCGTCGAGTCACGGTGCTCGAGGGCACCTGCCAGCACCCACGTGACGATCTCCACGTCCGAGTGGCGATGCTCGTCGTACCCGGCCCCCGGCGCGACGGACTCGGTGTTGATGGCCACCAGCGCACCGAAGCCGACGTTGTCGGGGTCGTAGTGCGCCCCGTAGCTGAACGAGTGCCGGGTGGAGGTGCCGGCGCCGACCGTGAGGTACCGCTGATCGGCCCGGCGCAGCTCACGCCCGGAGACGTCA
This region includes:
- the purL gene encoding phosphoribosylformylglycinamidine synthase subunit PurL, producing MTDAPAKPVLDPSAKAALDTVSHAESTPERELPWAELGLKPDEFEKIVEILGRRPTGAELAMYSVMWSEHCSYKSSKVHLKKFGELPQETPLGKTLAGIGENAGVIDIGQGYAVTFKVESHNHPSYVEPYQGAATGVGGIVRDILAMGARPVAVMDPLRFGPLSAPDTARVLPGIVAGVGGYGNCLGLPNIGGEVVFDESYLGNPLVNALCVGVLRHEDLHLAHATGVGNQVVLYGARTGGDGIGGVSVLASETFESTGPSKRPAVQVGDPFMEKLLIECTLELFAAGVVGGIQDLGGAGLSCATSELASAGDGGMRVELDTVPLRDSSLSPEEILMSESQERMMAVVEPANLDAFMAICAKWDVEAVVVGEVTDTGRLVIDWHGETVVDVPPRSVAHDGPTYERPFARPFWQDMLQSKGAEQLPRPASGDELRDQLVQVLASANIADKSWVTDQYDRYVQGNTVSSQPDDAGVIRIDPESNLGVAVSTDCNGRFAKLDPYVGAQLALAESFRNISVAGALPLAVTDCLNFGSPEDPDVMWQFEQATHGLKDACAELGIPVTGGNVSFYNQTGETAILPTPVVGVLGVVDDVTKRVRHGFAAEGEHVLLLGSTQEELSGGTWADVVHGHLGGLPPRVDLPAEQALGALAREAIAAGLLTSSHDLSDGGLAVALAESTFRHGVGVTVALDDPFLDLFSESSARAIVTVAEADHDAFVALAEKHGVELASIGRTGGPDLVVEGQFSVPVAELKHGWQATLPSVLGHILD
- a CDS encoding MerR family transcriptional regulator translates to MTITAAQPTPAGASAPASEGEVLTVSDVAAESGVAPSAVRFYEKHGVINAVRTAGNQRRFDDSAVCRIRIAKLAQRVGLTVREIADLFAALPAHPGHEEWGRVGDQIVVQAEQRVADLKAQLEAMGSDSTLCEIGANLDT
- a CDS encoding NADPH-dependent FMN reductase, whose amino-acid sequence is MTTPTPARSDRSTDPTGTRRRVLVISSSVRAERIGPAIAHWVVAALDAVEGVELDLIDLAEITLPDDALLSPGGGPRSEVADRIEAAEAFVFVTPEYNHSYPASVKRLIDWHYGQWMFKPATVVAYGVQGGHAAIEHLRGVFAELHMVTTRRCLGLAVPWNAFDDADQYVPDDSTAQALRGALAELDWWAGVLTDARIHRPFTT
- a CDS encoding putative quinol monooxygenase, which translates into the protein MNDHQSQGPLVLINTFTAVDGGLDALAAFQVAEMQDMSAAASAHGWLGNEVYRSHDDTSLIVVTRFRSELAKDAWAATERFGQHVEDLEPLVRDVTSVPVTPIAAHGDGRRADHGS
- a CDS encoding DMT family transporter, with the translated sequence MAVILALVSALTYGISDFLGGLFSRRASAWQISVCGQTSAALITWVSVLFIAGDPTARDLLLGAVAGLGSGFGIVFLYRGLAHGRMGVVAPVSAVGSALVPLTVGLGQGDRPSALAALGVACAFPAIWLVARPVDEPGTLEIASTGFLDGVLAGLGFGVLFAALGQVPEEAGFAPLAVANSAAIVAVVIIAVTLREPWVPRTRAAGRGVLLGPLGFVATGTFLLATHDGLLSIVSVIAALYPASTVLLAWLVLKERIGPGQAIGLGAAAVAVSLVALG
- a CDS encoding exodeoxyribonuclease III — its product is MRIATWNVNSIRSRIDRVVAFLERHDVDVLAIQETKCREDQFPGLELSALGYEYTHVGLNQWNGVALISRVGLEDVQRQFADDQPQFADVLEPRAVGATCGGVQVWSLYVPNGRDLDHEHYTYKLAWLERLRTAGQDWLAADPQAQIALTGDWNIAPEDDDVWDMAVFENSTHVSEPERAAFRAMLEAGFSDVVRPHTPGPGVYTFWDYQQLRFPKRQGMRIDFSLCSPALAARVSGAWIDREERKGKGASDHAPVVIDLD
- a CDS encoding class I SAM-dependent methyltransferase, whose amino-acid sequence is MTISTALEKLMRHGMPFRFEAYDGSAAGDIDSTYTVRLLNERGLRYLMSHPGDLGFARAYVAGDLEIDGIHPGDPYELMQHFRSRLTFKLPPPGELLTVLRSLGLANLIAPTPPPEEHLSRARRAFEGWRHSRQRDAEAIHHHYDVSNRFYELVLGPSMAYTCAVYPELEATLEQAQTEKFDLICRKLDLKPGQRLLDLGCGWGGMVRHAAEHYGVHALGVTLSEQQAVWAQQAIKEQRLDDRAEVRFLDYRDVTERDFDAVSSIGLTEHIGVRNYGSYFAFIEDRLKPGGRLLNHCITRDNNTSPASAGAFIDRYVFPDGELTGVGRIVSAAHDAGLEVRHSENIREHYAMTLRDWNRNLVENWDEVLGEVSLGTAKVWGLYMAGSRLAFEEDEIELHHVLAGKPHADGTSSFPLRPSW
- a CDS encoding FAD-binding oxidoreductase encodes the protein MKGWSAHQESLDRLRESYAAIPPGSPVRLAKRTSNLFRPRTATTAPGLDVSGLDGVIAIDPDAATADVQGMCTYEDLVAATLPHGLMPFVVPQLRTITLGGAVTGLGIESTSLRNGLPHESVLEMDVLTGSGEILTVTPDGEHADLFTAFPNSYGSLGYATRLRIRLERVPERVSLRHVRFDSADDAVKAIHEIGQTGEHDGRQVDGVDGTAFTPDEIYLTLAELTDAPIDVSDYTRQQIYYRSVQELETDGLTVHDYLWRWDTDWFWCSGAFGAQTPWVRRLWPRRWRRSDVYHRLVGLDTKLGIIEKLDKIKKVPGRERVIQDIEVPLEALPEFLAWFDAEVGMRPVWLCPLRTTREWSSYPLETGAIYVNVGFWGTVEVPADAAPGSVNRAVESKVHELGGHKSLYSEAFYDEATFADLYGTAAIDSLRERYDPDARLTNLYDKAVRNS
- a CDS encoding pirin family protein, which translates into the protein MPDLSGPDVSGRELRRADQRYLTVGAGTSTRHSFSYGAHYDPDNVGFGALVAINTESVAPGAGYDEHRHSDVEIVTWVLAGALEHRDSTGAGGVIRPGTAQRLSAGEGAKHAERNASTTEPLVFVQTMLRSRHEAAPEYASLEVPDGPGRHEGVTVHADARLEVVRPVAPVDIEIVSRLLVHVTRGSVSVDGDVLAEGDELRCPDPGGRLRLVGDGEALIWHLS